Proteins from a genomic interval of Capsicum annuum cultivar UCD-10X-F1 chromosome 4, UCD10Xv1.1, whole genome shotgun sequence:
- the LOC107866992 gene encoding zinc-finger homeodomain protein 6, whose translation MSLAGEEKEMRMPGSLGYHSLDQNTDQGGNHVHPSNIQDHEKSTGGGGATPAGTGVAPYNSAGGITGSNKFNKVSSRAARYRECLKNHAANIGGNVTDGCGEFMPSGEEGTLEALKCAACNCHRNFHRKEQNIGGGDNNNNAGIMVVHPLQLPQPLPSPIPSLNHHHHHQHGGRSIWTTMPPQPVKMAFGGSGGSGATDSSSEELNFNTYHHQQATSVPPQPQPPFVLAKKRFRTKFSQEQKDKMLEFAEKLGWRIPREDDTEVQRFCSQVGVKRQVFKVWMHNNKNPSAKKNTLQEDQQP comes from the exons ATGTCATTAGCTGGTGAGGAAAAGGAAATGAGAATGCCAGGTTCATTAGGGTATCATTCACTTGATCAGAACACAGATCAAGGAGGCAACCATGTCCACCCATCCAACATTCAAGATCACGAAAAATCCACCGGCGGAGGCGGTGCAACGCCAGCAGGTACTGGCGTTGCACCATACAATTCCGCCGGTGGTATTACTGGATCTAATAAGTTTAACAAGGTAAGTTCAAGAGCAGCTAGGTACCGTGAGTGTCTGAAAAATCATGCTGCTAACATTGGTGGAAATGTGACTGATGGATGTGGTGAGTTCATGCCTAGTGGTGAAGAAGGTACACTTGAGGCATTGAAATGTGCTGCTTGTAACTGCCACCGTAACTTTCATAGAAAAGAACAGAATATTGGTggtggtgataacaacaataatgcTGGCATTATGGTTGTGCATCCACTACAGCTTCCTCAACCACTGCCTTCTCCGATACCTTCATTgaatcatcaccaccaccatcaacatGGCGGCCGCTCTATTTGGACTACTATGCCACCTCAGCCTGTCAAAATGGCCTTCGGAG GGAGCGGAGGGAGTGGGGCGACAGACTCATCGAGTGAAGAGCTAAACTTCAACACTTACCATCATCAACAAGCAACTTCAGTGCCCCCACAACCTCAACCACCATTTGTGTTGGCTAAGAAAAGATTTAGGACAAAATTCAGTCAAGAACAGAAGGATAAAATGTTGGAATTTGCAGAGAAATTAGGGTGGAGAATTCCAAGAGAAGATGACACTGAAGTACAAAGATTCTGCTCACAAGTTGGAGTGAAGAGACAAGTTTTTAAGGTTTGGATGCATAATAATAAGAATCCATCTGCTAAAAAGAACACATTACAAGAAGATCAACAaccttaa